ACCCATCCTGCCTGCCCCCCGTTCCCGTACCACGAACCTCCATTGTACTATCAATTACAATTCCGTACTGCATTGCAGGAATTAATCACTTGTATGAAATATACAGTTCTCATTTATTAAACAATTAAAACCAACTTTATGAACAAGAATTGTATGCAGGCTTTGCGGAGCAGAACGCCTCTGTTCTCCATCATCACTGGTTTATGTTTTCTTTTGTTATTACAGGCTTGTAAGAAAGGAGACCATATGCCGGGCAAGGAGATCGATCTGAAACTCATCGCAGACAACCTGATTTCTCCGCTTGGGGCGATGTCTGCACCTGATCAGAGTAAGCGCCTGTTTGTGATCGATCAGATCGGTAAAGTTTGGATCATCGATAAGAATAACCAAATGCTGCCGGTTCCGCTGATCGATCTCAGCAGCAAAATGGTAACACTGAATCCCAATTATGATGAACGCGGCTTACTGGGGCTGGCATTCCATCCCGGTTTCAAAAGCAATGGGAAATTCTATGTGTATTATAACCTGCCGCCCCGCAGTGGCGGACCCGCACCTGGCGCCAACTGGAATAATCTCAGCCGTGTTTCGGAATTCAAAATCGCAGCAGCAAATCCCAATATGGCGGATATGAATTCAGAAAAGATCCTGCTTGACCTGGATGATCCGCAAGGCAACCACAACGGTGGCACCATCGCATTCGGACCTGATGGCTATCTGTACATCGCCATCGGTGATGGCGGTGGCGCCAATGATACACCCGTCGGACATGCAGACGATTGGTATCCCGTAAATGCAGGCGGTAACGGGCAGGACAATGAAGCTAATCTCTTCGGCAATATCCTTCGCATAGACGTCAACAGCGGTTCGCCATATGGCATCCCGCAAGACAATCCCTTCGTGAACAAACCAGGCAGAGATGAGATCTATGCTTTCGGTTTCCGCAATCCTTTCCGTTGTTCCTTCGATATGGGCGGCTCTCATGGGTTGTATGCAGGTGATGCCGGACAAGTGTTGTATGAGGAGATCAACCTGGTAAAAAAAGGCGGCAACTACGGATGGAATGTGAGAGAAGGAAGGCATTGTTTCAATGCAGCCAACAATAAAGAAGAATTGCCATCCTGCCCGCTGGTAGACAATATGGGTATGCCGCTCATCGATCCTGTGATCGAATTGAACAACTGGCAAAACCCCAAAGGCGGAAAAGCAACTACCATTATCGGAGGCAATGTCTATCGTGGGCACGATATTTCCGGCTTGTATGGCAATTATATTTTTGGCACTTTCTCACAAGGTCCGGGTACGCCCAATGGAGAGTTATTTATTGCCAGACCTTCTTTCTCCGGCAACTGGGATTATTCAGAACTGGTGCTGAAGAACCGTCCGGATGATATCGGATATTATCTCAAAGGATTTGGTCAGGACAATATGGGCGAAATGTACCTCACTGTATCCAGTATGGCCGGGCCTTCAGGAAATACTGGAAAAGTATACAAGCTGGTTGAAGTCAAAAAGAATGGCAAACCTGATAAAGATGATGATATCAAAAAAGGAGATTACTGATCCATAACATAATATTACGATCATTGGCCGCATCGGTTACTGGTGCGGCCAATACCTGCTTCAATGCCTGATCCGGGTCAACTGTAAATTCAATCCATTGGAAATATTTCTATTACCTGCGGGTCCTGTTCTAATGCCAGACTATCAAACGCTGTTGCAGCATACTTTCTTCCATTCTGATCAATGAACAAAACTACTTCCAGGAACATTGGTTGCAAGAAATTCCTTTCCCCATTTGCACTTTTATCCCCCCTTTAAACCCTTTTCATTTTTATCTTTTTACATTTGTTCCCACCATACTTTGGAAACCAGCTACTCATCATACCAGGAAATTGAACTCATCGAAGCTTTCCGCGCCGGCAATGAACAAGCCTTCACGGAGGTCTACAAGCGCCTGTACAAGCGGGTTTACCTCTTCGCCAGCAAATACGTAACCCAACCCGCCGACGCCCAGGACCTTACCGCAGAAACCTTCGTTCAGCTCTGGAACAGACGTTCTGATTTCCATAATTTAGACGGCATCGCTGCCTTCCTCCACGTCACCGTACGCAATAAATGCTTCAACCTCCTCAAACACCAGAACATGAAGGAGGACAAAAAAGAAGAATTGCTTCAGCTCTTGAACGAACAAAACACTGAAGACTTCTACCTTGAGCGCGTACAGTCCGAACTCCTGCACCGCATCTACGCCGAAGTAGACAAGCTTCCGCCGCGCATGCGGGAAATATTCCTCTTATCCTATCGGGAAGGACTTAAACCAGCCGAGATCGCAGCAAAACTGCAGCTCCGCGTCCAGACCGTCACCAATCAACGGGTAAGCGCTGTCAGGCTTCTCCAGCAGGCCCTTCGCCAGGATCCGCTGGCAATCATCCTGCTGGTAATGCTTACAGAAGGCCCCGGACTCTTATCCTGAAAAAAAAATTCAAAAAAACTTAATGATCGGATGGTTGGTTTTGATCATCCGGTTGTAGAATATAATAGTATGACAACTGTTGACCAGATAGCAGACATATTGCTCAGGCATCTTCAGGGAACTTTATCCGATGCAGAACAGGAACAGCTCCGGCAATGGCTGTCTGTTTCTGCGCAACGCCGTCATTTCTTTGCGCAGCTGGATGATGAAGAAAAACTGCGTGAACAATTGCTGCTTTTCATTCCGGAAACAGAAGCAGCAACAGAAGACGCCATCTTCGCAAAGATCAATGCTATCAGGCATCAGGAAGAAGAAGCAAAAGTTATCCCCCTCCGGAAACGAGGCTGGATACGCTATGCAGCGGCTGCCGTAATATTAGTAGGAGGCGTGAGCTATTTCTGGATCACCGGCAGCAAAGATCAGCCTTCACAACCCAAGCCTGCACTCGCCAAAACCGAGATCCTGCCTGGCACCACCGGCGCAGTGCTCACACTGGCAGATGGAAGACAGGTAATACTCGACAGCGCAGGCAATGGCCTCATCGCCACCGAAAGCGGAACAGCAGTAGTATTGGAAAACGGAAAACTCCTTTATGGCGCCAATGATGAAGGAACGGGTAAAACATCTTTCAATACCATGACCACGCCCAAAGGAAGACAATTCCAACTAATCCTTCCCGACGGCACCAAAGTCTGGCTCAATGCCAACAGCTCTATCCGCTACCCGGTTGAATTTGCCGGCCATGAACGCAAAGTATACATAGCAGGCGAAGCATATTTTGAAGTGGCAAAAGATATGCGCAGACCATTTTTTGTAAATGTGAACAATATTGCAGACGTTGAAGTACTCGGCACAGAGTTCAACGTGAACGCCTACGATAATGAAAAACTGATCCGCACCACGCTCATCAATGGCAGCGTACGCGTTGCAGCCCTTGAAACAGAACCCCGTACCGACGGGCGTTTGAACGAACTGATCCTAAAACCCGGACAAGAGGCCCAGGTAGCAAACATAACAGCTGCTCAAAAGCAACGACAAGGTAAGAATCCCATTTCTTTATCCGATGAAGTGGATATCGAAAAAGTCACCGCCTGGAAAAATGGATTCTTCAATTTCGAGAATGCGGACATAGGTGAAGTGATGAGACAGCTCGAACGCTGGTACGATATAGAAGTTGTATACGAGAATAGTGTACCTGATATAGATTTTGTGGGAGAGATCGGCAGGAATTTCCCGCTCAAAGATGTCCTCGATTTCCTGCAACGGGCGGAAGTTTCTTTCCGTCTGGAAGAAGGCAGAAGACTGGTGGTGCTCAATAAATAAGAACCTTACCCATATTCGAATAGTTCATCCCCGATTGAATAAAAAAACCGCCACGGGTGCGACCGTGACGGCAATGATTTCAGTCGGTCATAAATGGCTTTGCATTCACATTTACTAACAACCAAACCACTTTGCAATTTATGCAAAAAAACTGCTATTGGCTACCGGACCGGTTCAAAGAAATCCGGCGGCGCACAAAAACCATGCTGGTTATGAGATTGACTACTTTGTTACTGACTGCGGCCATCTTACAGGCCAACGCTTCAGGTCTCGCCCAAACCGTGACTGTTTCAGGGAAGAACATCCCCCTGAAAAAACTCTTTTCCACCATCAAACAGCAGACAGGCTATGTGATCTTCAGCAATGCCATTGCATTCAAAGATGCACATGGATTCACGCTTTCCGTACGTGATATGCCGCTGCGAACATTGCTGGATTCTATCAGCAATGATCTGAATCTCACGTACGTGATCAAAGAAAAGACCATCGTACTGAGCCGCAAAACAACAAGCCCTGTAACTGTTGATCCGGTGATAGCATCGGCTTTCGCACCACCTGCAAAAGTTTCAGGCGTAGTTCGCACTTCCGAGGGAGAACCACTTGGCGGCGCTTCCATCTCACTGAAAGGTCAGACCGTAGGTAAAGTAACTTCCGCCAAAGGTGAATTCAGCCTGAGCTCCCTTCCGGAAAATGCAGTGCTGATCGTGAGCATGCTGGGCTACGAACCACTGGAGATCAGCATCCGCAAACTTAATGACGGATACACTGCTGTTATTACCAGCGCAGGCCCCAATAAAGGTTCTATCAAAGTAAGCTCGGGTAATAATGTAACCATCGATATCACATTGATGTCGAGAGAAACCAAAATGAATGATGTGGTGGTAACAGGTTACATGACCATCGACAAAAACAAATATGTAGGCGCTGTAACTACCGTTGATCCGGACAAGATCAAAGTGGCAGGTGAAACAAGTATCGACCAGATGCTACAGGGACATGTGCCCGGTATGCTGGTGACGATGTCTTCCGGCCAGGTTGGTTCCACTCCAAAGATCAGGGTGCGCGGTACTTCCACCATCCTGGGAAACCAGGAACCACTCTGGGTAGTGGATGGTGTGATCCAGCGCGACCCGCTTCCCATGCCCAATGGCAGCGGCTCACTCGCCGGTGATATGGGTGAGCTCAGGCTCATCGCTTCCAACGCCATCTCATGGCTCAATCCCAACGACATTGAATCCATCACGGTATTGAAAGATGCCTCCGCTACTGCTATCTATGGTTCTCAGGCTGCCAATGGTGTGATCGTACTCACTACCAAAAAGCCAAAACCCGGACAGATGGCCGTGAACTACACCGGCAGCTATACTGTTGGTCAGCGTCCCCGCTATTCCATGTATGATCTCATGAACTCACAGGAACTGATGCAGTTCTCCAAAGAAGTATATGAAGCCCGCGACAGCTACACCTACGAAGTACTGCCGATCGGTTATGGCGGCCTGATCCAGAAACTCCAAAACAAAGAGATCGATCAGGCTACTCTTGAAAGGGAATACAGGAAAATGGAAACGATGAATACAGACTGGTTCGATCTCCTGTTCCGTAATGCTTTCAGCCAGAACCACAGTATCAGCATCTCAGGTGGTACGGAAAAACTGAGCAACAGAACATCCTTCAACGTACAACAACAGAAAGGCGAAGCTATCGGTAACGACCTGCTCACCTTCTCCGCCACATCCAATACCACTGCACGTTTCAACGATCGTCTTACCGTCAACTTCCTGTTGAACGGAACAGTTCGTGAAGCCGACGGTTTTGCATACGGAGTAGATCCTTTCGAATATGCATACAACACCTCACGCACCATTCCCATGTACAATGATGATGGTACACTTGCCTATCATTACAAAAGAGGGAACAGCAGTAATTCATTCCCCAGCAAATTCTTCTATAATTACAATATCCAGAATGAGCTGAACAACACAAATAATAACAACAGTACAAAATCATTATCATCCACCGTTGATGCAAGATTGAAGATCACGAAAGACCTGCAATACCAGGGGCTCTTCTCTTACAATATCGCAGCTACGGATGTGAAGTCTTATGCAACTGAGCTTTCCAATTATATCACACAGTTCAGGGGCTACGAATTCGGTTCAGTGCTGAGCAATTCTCCGCAGGAACTGGCCAGTGCACTGCCTTTCGGAGGTCTGGTACAATTGCAGTCGAGCACCAACAGGGGTTATACATTACGTAACAGCCTTGTGTACAACAAGGTGTTCAATGATAAGCACGCAGTAACTGCGCAGCTTGGAACCGAAGCCAGGTCTACCATTACAGAAGGAAGTATGAATACGCGTTATGGCTACCTGCGCTATCGCGGAGAGCAATTCGCTCCTGTTCCTTTGGTAGTTGTTTCCAATGGCAACGGTACTGCAACCCCTCTGCATGAAGCTATGCGCCAGAATTCTTCCATCGTGAATACAGAGCTCAATTACCTGAGTGAATATTTTTCCGGTGTGTATGCTTATGACCAGCGCTATATCTTCAATGTGAATGCGCGCCTGGATGCCAGTAACCGTTTTGGCCAGGATAAGAACAAACGCTTCCAGCCAACCTGGTCTATCGGCGGTAAATGGAGGATCGGCAACGAGCCTTTCCTCAGTGGACTCCACTGGCTCAACAGCTTCGATCTGTCTGCTTCTTATGGCTACCAGGGTAATACCGTGGAAGCCGTAAGCCCATACCTCATCGCTACTGATGGAGGCCTGAGCAGTCTCTTCAAACAATACACGCTCTCCATCAAGTCACTTCCTTACCTGGAACTGGGATGGGAGAAAACGAAGTCCTGGAACTTCGGTCTCGATTTCTCTTTCCTCAGCGGCAGGCTGAACGCCACTTTCAACTACTACAAGAAGATCAGTAATGTACTTGCCTCCAGGGAAGTGCCTGTTGAGAATGGTATGAACTCTGCAACTGTATTCGGTTCTGAAATGGAAAACAAAGGTTATGACCTCATCGTGAATGTGGTGCCGGTGCGTACCAAAGATTTCACCTGGCAGTTCTCTGTAAATACCGGATTGGCCAGGAACACACTCAAGGAAAACCAGCGTATCAATACCAGGGCTGATTTTCTCAATGGTCAGGCCATCGTGAATGGACAATCATATTCCACTTTCTATTCCTATTCATACAAAGGATTGAATCATTCTACCGGAAGACCGGAGTTCAATAATATGGACATCAAGCTTACTGCCAACGATCTGGACTACCTGGTGAAGAGTGGTAAACTGGAGCCGGATTTCAGCGGAGGCTTCAACACTTCTGTTCGATACAAGAGCTTTTCATTCAGTGCACAGTTTGCTATGGCATTCGGAGCTCAAAAGCGTTTACCGGTTTTCTATAACAACAGTGGTGCGCCAACTCCAGAGCAGAATGTACCGAGATTGCTGAACGATCGCTGGAAACAGCCGGGTGACGAAGCTTACACCAATATCCCTTCAGTGCCTGCAGGTAATCCGAACCGGATCAATATCAACCTTCCCACCATTGTTCCTTTTGGCATTTCTCCTTACGAGATGTACAATAATTCTGACCTGCGTGTAGCAGATGTTGATTTCATCCGTTGCCGTCAGATCTCCCTGGCATATGATCTGCCGCAGACCCTGGTGAAGAAGATTCGCTCCAAACGTATGAATGTCGGTTTCAGTTTGGCTAACCCCTTCCTCGTATCATTCGATGATAAATGGAATGGATACGATCCTGAAACCGGAGGCTGGCCTGCAAGGAGGACTGCATCATTGTCTATTAATATGTCGCTCTAAACATTAATGTTTGATCACAATGAAAAAGAAATTATTCTATATAACCGCCATCATGGGAGCAACTCTCTTCGGAAGTTGTTCCAAATTCCTCGAAGAGAAATCGCAGAGCGAAGTGATCCCGAAAACAACTGTGGACTTCAGGGAGCTGCTAATGGGCTCTGGATATTATCCTTCCCAGGAACCTGCCGCATTTCTTTACTTCATGGATGATGATGTTGAGTTCAACTCAACCTTCGATAACGGATCGGCAGTAGGAAGCTCCACGGCAAAAATGTATTATCCTGCTTTTTCCTGGCAGCCGTTCTTTGTTGATTATAATGGATTGGGCGATCCTGTGGCTCAGGATCCCGGCACTACAGGATATGCTACCTACTACGCCTGGATCAAAGGCTGTAATGCAGTGCTCGATTATATCGATGATGCCATCGGTACACAGGCGGAACGCGATCGTGTGAAAGCGGAAGCCCTGGCCGTACGTGCGCTTTACTACTGGCGTCTCGTTAACCTCTACGGAGATCCATACAATTCAAATCCTAACGGACTGGCCGTTCCGCTGAAGCTAACTTCCACTATCGAGGAAGTACCCACGAAGCGCGCCACTGTTAAAGAAGTGTACGATGTGATCGTGCGAGATCTGAGAGAAGCAACCAGGCTGATGGACCCGATGCCGGTTGTTCGCACGGATTATCATATCAATCAGCCGGCCATTCATATCCTGCTCTCCCGTGTATATCTTTTCATGGAGAACTGGGAAGGATCTGTGGCTGAGGCAGACAAAGCTTTCGAACAGGGAAGCCGTCTCTGGGATATGACGCAGCTCACTGCCGCTTACCTTCACAATTATTCCAATCCGGAAGTGGAGTGGCTGTATGGTGGCAGTACACAGCCTGATCAATCCACTTATATCCCCTCCAATCATTTGCTGGGCATGTTCGATGAAAATGATGCACGCCGCAAATATGGATTTGGATTGAGTAACCAGAATGTGAATTACGTATTGGTATCCAAACTTGCTACAGGCGTTGATCTCAGGCAGAGCATCCGCACTTCCGAAGCCGTCCTTAACAGAGCTGAGGCAAATGTTCAGCTGAATCAACTGACCCCGGCTATGAATGATCTCAATGCATTGCGCAGGTATCGCATTCCCAACTATGCAGATGAGAATATTACAGACAAAGCACAGTTGCTGCAGGCTATCCGGGATGAGCGCAGAAAGGAATTCTGTTATGAGCTGTTCCGCTGGTTCGATCTCCGACGCTACGGAATGCCTTCCATTTCCCATGTTTACAAAGCTGAGCCAGGTCAACCGGACCAGACCTACGTTTTGAAAGAGAAGGATCCTATGTACGTATTGCCTTTCCCGAACAGCCTGCTGATCCGTAACCCGGCACTGGAACAGAATCCTTCCGCTAAAATGGGCGAAAGGCCAGGCAATTGATTTACTAACGCTTAACATTATTCGAAATGAAAAATATATTCATAGCCGGATCACTTGCAGCCTTGCTTTTCGCTTCCTGCAAAAAGGATAAAGCGATCGGTCCGCCTGTAGAAATTAAACCGGATTATGCACTGCCCCAGGGCAATGCATCCACAACAGACAATAACAGGATCCAACAGCTCTTCAATAATTACGGATCCTATTTCCTGTACGTGTACACGCAGAAGGATTTCGAATGGACGCAGGCCACCAGCACCGGTAACTCAAGGATCGATACAGCTGTGCTCGCCAATCCGCAGTATGCAGGCCAGATGCTCGACTTCCTGGATGATGTATGGCTGAAGTTCCTGCCCGATGCATTCAAAAAGAAGGGCGGCATCCCTTATCGTGTATTCCTGGCCGATAGTATCCGTCAATACAGGACAGGCTATCCGCCGGGCATGGAATATCTCTACTCAGATATCAAGGTATCGGGTAAAGCCATCGGGTTTGCAGGAATGAATTCCGGACTGTCTGTTATGACGCCGGCACAGAAGCTGACCAAAAAGAACGCTATTACTGCAGCCGTTTGGAATTATTATCTCGGTAATAATATCCTGGAGATCCCTGCTGCCTTTTACAATGTGAGCAACTATACGGCAGCGGCGCCCACAACCCCGCTGAATGCACTGAATCCCGCCAACGTAGAGGCTTACCGTCAGAAGGGATTCCTGCCCAACTCTTACAATACAGTAACGCAGGCTCCTTTCGAGTGGCATAATGGCGCTTACTCCTGGACCAACGCGAAATCGAATGATCTCAGCTCATTCATTTTCAACCTGACTCAGCGTACGGATGCACAGATGGCGCCTTATCTCACTTATCCGCTGATCAAACAGAAGTGGGATATCCTCGTGAATCATTTTCAGACAAAATATGGTATCGATGTGCGTGCTATAGGCAACGCTACCTACTAATATCAACTATCAACTGTTCCTCCGCATGGCGGGGGAACAGTTCCCAAAACTTTATTGCATAGTGAGGATCATCACTAAAAAAATTGTAAGCGAAAGCTTACCCAGGCATCTTTTTCCCAAAATCTAAAGTTGAATGAATGGAAAATCCCATTGTTAAAGTAGAAAACCTGAGTCACCGCTATACTGCGCAGTGGGCCATCAGGGATATAAATTTCGAGATCCGCGATAAAGGCGTTGTTGGCCTGCTGGGATCCAATGGCGCAGGGAAGTCTACCACCATGAATATCATCTGCGGAGTGCTCAAGCAAACCAAAGGCGAAGTGTTCATCAATGGCATCAATCTGAAGGATAAACCGGTGGAGGCTAAACGAAATATCGGTTTCATGCCTCAGAAACTCCCGCTGCACCTGGATTTTACAGTGGAAGAATACCTCACTTACTGTGCCGATCTCCGTATGATCGATAAGCACAAGGTAAAGGAGATGGTAGGCGCTGCGGCAGAAAGATGCGGTGTGGCGCATTTCCGCGGCAGACTCCTTCGCAATCTCTCCGGCGGTTATCAGCAGCGTGTAGGCATTGCCCAGGCCATTGTGCACAATCCAAAATTTGTGGTGCTGGATGAACCCACCAACGGCCTCGATCCCAACCAGATCCTGGAAGTGCGAAACCTCATCAAGGAGATCTCGCAGGACAGATCTGTTTTGCTTTCCACGCATATCCTCACTGAAGTACAGGCAACCTGCCAGGATATCAAAATGATCGAAGAAGGCAAGATCGTATTTGCCGGCACCATCGAAATGTTCGACAACTACATCGAACCGAATTCGCTTATCCTTAGTCTGGATACACCACCATTGCAGGATGAGCTCATGAAACTCGAAGGTGTTAAATCTGTGGAGCAGATGGCTTCTTACAAATTCAGACTGGGCTATGATGGCGATAAACGTACTGCCCAGAAGATCGCGGCAGCCAGCGTGAACAACGGCTGGGGCCTCATGGAAATGATGATCGAAAAAAGTTCACTCGATGCTGTGTTCGCCAGCCTGTCCAAGAAAAATCCAAATTAGAAAACTGATAAAAAGAAATAAATGAGACGGATTTTAAAGATCGCGAAAGCGGAATTGTTCACCCTGTTCTATTCACCCATTGCCTGGATGATCCTGATCGTGTTTGCATTCCAGACTGGGATGACATTTGCTGAACTGCTGCAGGGCGTAGTACGCCAGAAGGATACCGGCTTCGGGAACTCATTCATCACTGCCGGCCTCTTTGGCGGACAGTTCGGTCTTCTCAATAAGGTGCAGGAATACCTTTACCTCTATATGCCACTGCTCACCATGGGCCTCATGAGCCGCGAGCTCAGCAGCGGCTCCATCAAACTGCTTTATTCCTCACCTGTTACCAGCACGCAGATCATCCTCGGCAAATTCAAAGCCATGATGGGTTTCAGTCTCATCCTGATGATCCCCTTGTTCATCTATACCATCATCAGTGGTGTAGTGGTAGAGAAATTCGACCTGCCCAGCGCCATCTCCGGATTGCTTGGCATCTACCTGCTGATGTGCGCTTACTCCGCCATCGGACTCTTCATGAGCTCACTCACTTCTTACCAGGTGGTGGCAGCGCTCGGTACACTGGTTGTACTGGCTGCATTAAGCTATATGAACAAGGTTTGGCAGGATATCGCTTTCGTACGCGATCTCACTTACTGGCTGAGCATTTCAGGTCGTACAACAGAAATGATCAATGGTCTCATCAACAGCGAAGATGTACTTTACTTCTTCATTGTGGTAAGCATGTTCCTGATGCTGAGCATCCTCAA
This portion of the Pseudobacter ginsenosidimutans genome encodes:
- a CDS encoding PQQ-dependent sugar dehydrogenase translates to MNKNCMQALRSRTPLFSIITGLCFLLLLQACKKGDHMPGKEIDLKLIADNLISPLGAMSAPDQSKRLFVIDQIGKVWIIDKNNQMLPVPLIDLSSKMVTLNPNYDERGLLGLAFHPGFKSNGKFYVYYNLPPRSGGPAPGANWNNLSRVSEFKIAAANPNMADMNSEKILLDLDDPQGNHNGGTIAFGPDGYLYIAIGDGGGANDTPVGHADDWYPVNAGGNGQDNEANLFGNILRIDVNSGSPYGIPQDNPFVNKPGRDEIYAFGFRNPFRCSFDMGGSHGLYAGDAGQVLYEEINLVKKGGNYGWNVREGRHCFNAANNKEELPSCPLVDNMGMPLIDPVIELNNWQNPKGGKATTIIGGNVYRGHDISGLYGNYIFGTFSQGPGTPNGELFIARPSFSGNWDYSELVLKNRPDDIGYYLKGFGQDNMGEMYLTVSSMAGPSGNTGKVYKLVEVKKNGKPDKDDDIKKGDY
- a CDS encoding RNA polymerase sigma-70 factor — its product is METSYSSYQEIELIEAFRAGNEQAFTEVYKRLYKRVYLFASKYVTQPADAQDLTAETFVQLWNRRSDFHNLDGIAAFLHVTVRNKCFNLLKHQNMKEDKKEELLQLLNEQNTEDFYLERVQSELLHRIYAEVDKLPPRMREIFLLSYREGLKPAEIAAKLQLRVQTVTNQRVSAVRLLQQALRQDPLAIILLVMLTEGPGLLS
- a CDS encoding FecR domain-containing protein produces the protein MTTVDQIADILLRHLQGTLSDAEQEQLRQWLSVSAQRRHFFAQLDDEEKLREQLLLFIPETEAATEDAIFAKINAIRHQEEEAKVIPLRKRGWIRYAAAAVILVGGVSYFWITGSKDQPSQPKPALAKTEILPGTTGAVLTLADGRQVILDSAGNGLIATESGTAVVLENGKLLYGANDEGTGKTSFNTMTTPKGRQFQLILPDGTKVWLNANSSIRYPVEFAGHERKVYIAGEAYFEVAKDMRRPFFVNVNNIADVEVLGTEFNVNAYDNEKLIRTTLINGSVRVAALETEPRTDGRLNELILKPGQEAQVANITAAQKQRQGKNPISLSDEVDIEKVTAWKNGFFNFENADIGEVMRQLERWYDIEVVYENSVPDIDFVGEIGRNFPLKDVLDFLQRAEVSFRLEEGRRLVVLNK
- a CDS encoding SusC/RagA family TonB-linked outer membrane protein — protein: MRLTTLLLTAAILQANASGLAQTVTVSGKNIPLKKLFSTIKQQTGYVIFSNAIAFKDAHGFTLSVRDMPLRTLLDSISNDLNLTYVIKEKTIVLSRKTTSPVTVDPVIASAFAPPAKVSGVVRTSEGEPLGGASISLKGQTVGKVTSAKGEFSLSSLPENAVLIVSMLGYEPLEISIRKLNDGYTAVITSAGPNKGSIKVSSGNNVTIDITLMSRETKMNDVVVTGYMTIDKNKYVGAVTTVDPDKIKVAGETSIDQMLQGHVPGMLVTMSSGQVGSTPKIRVRGTSTILGNQEPLWVVDGVIQRDPLPMPNGSGSLAGDMGELRLIASNAISWLNPNDIESITVLKDASATAIYGSQAANGVIVLTTKKPKPGQMAVNYTGSYTVGQRPRYSMYDLMNSQELMQFSKEVYEARDSYTYEVLPIGYGGLIQKLQNKEIDQATLEREYRKMETMNTDWFDLLFRNAFSQNHSISISGGTEKLSNRTSFNVQQQKGEAIGNDLLTFSATSNTTARFNDRLTVNFLLNGTVREADGFAYGVDPFEYAYNTSRTIPMYNDDGTLAYHYKRGNSSNSFPSKFFYNYNIQNELNNTNNNNSTKSLSSTVDARLKITKDLQYQGLFSYNIAATDVKSYATELSNYITQFRGYEFGSVLSNSPQELASALPFGGLVQLQSSTNRGYTLRNSLVYNKVFNDKHAVTAQLGTEARSTITEGSMNTRYGYLRYRGEQFAPVPLVVVSNGNGTATPLHEAMRQNSSIVNTELNYLSEYFSGVYAYDQRYIFNVNARLDASNRFGQDKNKRFQPTWSIGGKWRIGNEPFLSGLHWLNSFDLSASYGYQGNTVEAVSPYLIATDGGLSSLFKQYTLSIKSLPYLELGWEKTKSWNFGLDFSFLSGRLNATFNYYKKISNVLASREVPVENGMNSATVFGSEMENKGYDLIVNVVPVRTKDFTWQFSVNTGLARNTLKENQRINTRADFLNGQAIVNGQSYSTFYSYSYKGLNHSTGRPEFNNMDIKLTANDLDYLVKSGKLEPDFSGGFNTSVRYKSFSFSAQFAMAFGAQKRLPVFYNNSGAPTPEQNVPRLLNDRWKQPGDEAYTNIPSVPAGNPNRININLPTIVPFGISPYEMYNNSDLRVADVDFIRCRQISLAYDLPQTLVKKIRSKRMNVGFSLANPFLVSFDDKWNGYDPETGGWPARRTASLSINMSL
- a CDS encoding RagB/SusD family nutrient uptake outer membrane protein, translated to MKKKLFYITAIMGATLFGSCSKFLEEKSQSEVIPKTTVDFRELLMGSGYYPSQEPAAFLYFMDDDVEFNSTFDNGSAVGSSTAKMYYPAFSWQPFFVDYNGLGDPVAQDPGTTGYATYYAWIKGCNAVLDYIDDAIGTQAERDRVKAEALAVRALYYWRLVNLYGDPYNSNPNGLAVPLKLTSTIEEVPTKRATVKEVYDVIVRDLREATRLMDPMPVVRTDYHINQPAIHILLSRVYLFMENWEGSVAEADKAFEQGSRLWDMTQLTAAYLHNYSNPEVEWLYGGSTQPDQSTYIPSNHLLGMFDENDARRKYGFGLSNQNVNYVLVSKLATGVDLRQSIRTSEAVLNRAEANVQLNQLTPAMNDLNALRRYRIPNYADENITDKAQLLQAIRDERRKEFCYELFRWFDLRRYGMPSISHVYKAEPGQPDQTYVLKEKDPMYVLPFPNSLLIRNPALEQNPSAKMGERPGN
- a CDS encoding ABC transporter ATP-binding protein, whose amino-acid sequence is MENPIVKVENLSHRYTAQWAIRDINFEIRDKGVVGLLGSNGAGKSTTMNIICGVLKQTKGEVFINGINLKDKPVEAKRNIGFMPQKLPLHLDFTVEEYLTYCADLRMIDKHKVKEMVGAAAERCGVAHFRGRLLRNLSGGYQQRVGIAQAIVHNPKFVVLDEPTNGLDPNQILEVRNLIKEISQDRSVLLSTHILTEVQATCQDIKMIEEGKIVFAGTIEMFDNYIEPNSLILSLDTPPLQDELMKLEGVKSVEQMASYKFRLGYDGDKRTAQKIAAASVNNGWGLMEMMIEKSSLDAVFASLSKKNPN